The following coding sequences lie in one Spodoptera frugiperda isolate SF20-4 chromosome 24, AGI-APGP_CSIRO_Sfru_2.0, whole genome shotgun sequence genomic window:
- the LOC118278445 gene encoding myoneurin-like translates to MNILYTTQKLQELFFDDHLPVHANASGDGDGVPGRCCRLCGGDTNLRYFGDTYVWEGVEERYDQLLFDCFGVKVTPADCMICEWCVRALRNTERFRALVHAAFDHPPSDVSSSVTLKSVGNCIRNDARSLKQEKDQQTKPKCDAAKRREARKRFFANAVKTKRINVQCDVCKQRYPMLMTNDETKTFVCSRCKKNSEIKGGAVCRKCNIMMPSSMLKEHLDLHAKAELRGKARLQQAKKSTLLSVNSVTKQRPQKFQCTRCPKKYAVARNLVLHVRDAHGDSLDTLCSVCGQNMITREKLECHLATHGSPHRCGECLLIFKNRQALVAHSTSHHLKSTSS, encoded by the exons atgaatattttgtatacaaCTCAAAAGCTACAGGAACTATTTTTTgat GACCATCTACCGGTCCACGCGAACGCATCAGGAGATGGGGACGGTGTCCCTGGGCGGTGCTGTCGACTCTGCGGAGGTGACACCAACCTCCGATACTTCGGAGACACGTACGTCTGGGAAGGCGTTGAGGAGAGATACGATCAGCTCCTGTTTGACTGCTTTGGCGTGAAG GTGACTCCAGCAGATTGCATGATCTGCGAATGGTGTGTTCGTGCTTTGAGGAACACGGAGCGGTTTCGTGCACTCGTGCATGCGGCTTTCGACCATCCTCCTAGCGATG TATCGTCAAGTGTCACATTGAAGTCTGTTGGTAACTGCATTAGAAACGACGCGAGGTCGTTGAAACAGGAAAAGGATCAGCAGACTAAACCGAAATGTGATGCGGCCAAAAGGCGAGAGGCTAGAAAGAGGTTTTTTGCGAACGCCGTCAAAACTAAACGGATTAATGTCCAATGTGACGTTTGTAAGCAAAG GTACCCAATGCTTATGACGAATGATGAAACGAAAACATTTGTCTGTTCCCGTTGCAAGAAGAATAGTGAAATAAAGGGAGGTGCCGTTTGTAGGAAATGCAATATAATGATGCCTTCCAGTATGTTGAAGGAACATTTAGATTTACACGCGAAAGCTGAACTGAGGGGGAAAGCCAG ACTCCAGCAAGCCAAGAAATCGACACTGCTATCAGTGAACAGTGTCACGAAGCAGAGACCGCAGAAGTTCCAATGCACCCGGTGCCCGAAGAAGTATGCAGTGGCGAGGAATCTGGTGCTACACGTGAGAGACGCGCACGGCGACAGTCTTGATACTTTGTGCTCTG TTTGTGGCCAAAATATGATAACGCGGGAGAAACTGGAGTGTCACCTCGCGACCCACGGCAGTCCGCACCGGTGTGGCGAGTGTCTCCTGATCTTCAAGAACCGACAGGCTCTCGTAGCGCACAGTACCAGCCACCATCTCAAGTCCACGTCCAGCTGA
- the LOC118278526 gene encoding DNA/RNA-binding protein KIN17, which yields MGGKAEKGTPKYIANKIKAKGLQKLRWYCQMCQKQCRDENGFKCHTMSESHQRQLLLFADNANKYIDEFSKEFADGYLELLHRQFGTKRVNANKVYQEYISHRDHLHMNATQWETLTEFVKWLGREGKCVVDETEKGWFVAYIDRDPAAIAALEAKAKKEKMDKDDQERMLEFIQKQVERGKKQGASDGPSYSEFKRESSQEKVVLSLSLKRKAEEKKAEPLPVSALKLKGKEESSKKQKIEESKSKQSALDEIIKMQEQAKERANRKDYWLCEGIVVKITTKSLGDKFYKKKAVVEKVVDKYCAHVKLTDENTRIKLDQNHLETVIPSTGRSVRFVNGAYRGATGQLREIDIDNYCCDVEISEGPLTGRVVKGVQYEDISKLAT from the exons ATGGGTGGAAAGGCTGAAAAAGGTACTCCAAAGTACATTGCGAACAAGATAAAGGCTAAGGGCTTGCAGAAATTGCGATGGTACTGCCAGATGTGCCAGAAACAGTGCCGAGACGAGAATGGATTCAAATGCCATACTATGTCGGAATCACATCAAAGGCAGCTGCTACTGTTCGCTGATAACGCCAATAAGTACATAGATGAATTCTCCAAGGAGTTCGCTGATGGGTATTTGGAACTCCTTCATCGTCAGTTCGGTACGAAAAGAGTTAATGCGAATAAAGTGTATCAGGAGTACATTTCTCATAG agaCCATCTCCACATGAACGCTACACAATGGGAAACTTTAACGGAGTTTGTGAAATGGTTGGGTCGTGAGGGCAAGTGTGTTGTCGATGAAACGGAGAAGGGATGGTTTGTGGCGTACATAGACAGGGATCCGGCTGCGATAGCCGCGCTGGAGGCTAAGGCTAAGAAGGAGAAGATGGATAAGGATGATCAG GAAAGAATGCTAGAATTCATACAGAAACAGGTAGAACGTGGGAAGAAGCAGGGTGCTTCTGACGGGCCGTCGTACTCCGAGTTCAAGAGGGAGAGCAGCCAGGAGAAGGTGGTGTTGAGCTTGAGTTTGAAGAGGAAGGCTGAAG AAAAGAAAGCAGAACCGTTACCAGTTTCAGCTCTCAAACTAAAAGGCAAAGAAGAAAGTTCCAAGAAGCAGAAGATAGAAGAGAGTAAAAGTAAGCAATCGGCTTTAGACGAGATCATTAAGATGCAGGAACAAGCCAAGGAGAGAGCTAACAG GAAAGACTACTGGCTCTGCGAAGGTATTGTAGTGAAAATAACGACGAAATCTTTAGGCGACAAGTTTTACAAGAAGAAGGCGGTTGTTGAGAAAGTGGTCGACAAGTACTGCGCGCATGTCAAGCTTACTGATGAAAATACCAGGATTAAGCTGGATCAG AATCACCTAGAGACCGTGATCCCGTCGACGGGCCGGTCCGTCCGTTTCGTGAACGGCGCGTACCGCGGCGCTACCGGACAACTAAGGGAGATAGACATTGATAACTATTGCTGCGATGTTGAG atttcCGAAGGACCTCTAACCGGTCGTGTAGTGAAAGGTGTTCAATACGAAGATATCAGCAAGCTAGCGACGTGA